In Streptomyces chartreusis, the following proteins share a genomic window:
- a CDS encoding Zn-dependent hydrolase translates to MTNPVLDTITVDADRLWRSLMDLAEIGAYDDERTGLRGVNRLALTDADAAGRRQVIAWMEDAGLAVRVDRMGNIYGRREGTDPTAAPVLTGSHIDSVATAGAFDGCLGVLGGIEVVRTLDERGIATRRPIEVGVFTEEEGVRFGTDMLGSAVAAGRLTLGYAHGLTDRDGRTLGDELARTGFDGPADVRLDPPYAYVECHIEQGPVLAENGVGIGVVTGVQGISWQEITVHGRAAHAGTTPTRLRADAGLAAAEIIVRLRAMVDSGEYGELRATVGHLTVHPDLTNIVPARAELTVDLRNPDDAAMARAEEDLAAFLSELEDARPGLTLSTRRMAGTAYVPFDETVQKVIAGAAHDHGLAHISLLSGAGHDAQEIAALCPTAMIFVRGEYDGISHNPREYSTPEACARGVDVLATTLLRLADQD, encoded by the coding sequence ATGACAAACCCCGTCCTCGACACGATCACCGTCGACGCCGACCGCCTGTGGCGGTCGCTGATGGACCTGGCCGAGATCGGCGCCTACGACGACGAGCGCACCGGACTGCGCGGAGTGAACCGCCTCGCCCTCACCGACGCGGACGCGGCCGGGCGGCGCCAGGTCATCGCCTGGATGGAAGACGCCGGACTGGCCGTCCGCGTCGACCGGATGGGCAACATCTACGGCCGTCGCGAAGGCACCGACCCGACCGCCGCACCCGTCCTCACCGGCTCGCACATCGACAGCGTCGCCACCGCCGGCGCCTTCGACGGATGCCTCGGCGTCCTCGGCGGCATCGAGGTCGTACGGACGCTCGACGAGCGCGGCATCGCCACCCGCCGCCCCATCGAGGTCGGCGTCTTCACCGAGGAGGAGGGCGTCCGCTTCGGCACCGACATGCTGGGCAGCGCGGTCGCCGCCGGCCGTCTGACACTCGGGTACGCCCACGGCCTGACCGACCGCGACGGCCGCACCCTCGGCGACGAGTTGGCCCGCACCGGCTTCGACGGACCCGCCGACGTACGCCTCGACCCGCCGTACGCCTACGTCGAGTGCCACATCGAACAGGGACCCGTCCTCGCGGAGAACGGCGTCGGGATCGGTGTCGTCACGGGCGTCCAGGGCATCTCCTGGCAGGAGATCACCGTCCACGGCCGTGCCGCCCACGCCGGCACCACCCCCACGCGGCTGCGTGCCGACGCCGGTCTCGCCGCCGCCGAGATCATCGTCCGGCTGCGGGCCATGGTCGACTCCGGCGAGTACGGCGAACTGAGGGCCACCGTGGGGCACTTGACCGTCCACCCGGACCTGACCAACATCGTCCCGGCCCGCGCCGAGCTGACCGTCGATCTGCGCAACCCCGACGACGCCGCCATGGCTCGCGCCGAGGAGGACCTGGCCGCTTTCCTCAGCGAACTGGAGGACGCCCGGCCGGGACTCACGCTGTCCACGCGGCGGATGGCCGGGACCGCGTACGTCCCCTTCGACGAGACGGTGCAGAAGGTCATCGCCGGGGCCGCCCACGACCACGGCCTGGCGCACATCTCCCTGCTCTCCGGCGCAGGCCACGACGCCCAGGAGATCGCGGCGCTCTGTCCCACCGCCATGATCTTCGTCCGCGGTGAGTACGACGGCATCAGCCACAACCCCCGCGAGTACTCCACGCCCGAGGCGTGCGCCCGCGGAGTGGACGTCCTGGCGACGACTCTGCTGCGCCTGGCCGACCAGGACTGA
- a CDS encoding carbohydrate ABC transporter permease, whose amino-acid sequence MATVATSVRGRRQRRETSAVRAFRATPFTYGTLIVVAAILSTPLVFVGSIALSSDATVNANTFTIIPREFHWENFSRVFGTELPMGTFLINSVIISLFSVAGQVLSSGLVGYAFARLRAPGKSTMFLVVLATMMIPTQITMIPQFILFRDLGWVNTFLPLIVPNFFSNAFNIFLVRQFVSRLPSQLDEAAMVDGLGFFGIYRRIMFPMLRPVLIAIGIFTLTHTWGDFMGPLIYLNDESKMPLALGVQYITSTSQAMQAPPWNLVMVGSILLAVPMIVVYYLGQKYLYEMDISGGSAGVK is encoded by the coding sequence ATGGCCACCGTGGCGACATCGGTGCGCGGGCGCCGACAGCGGCGGGAGACCTCTGCCGTACGGGCGTTCCGCGCCACCCCGTTCACCTACGGAACGCTGATCGTCGTGGCGGCGATCCTGTCGACGCCCCTGGTGTTCGTCGGGTCGATCGCGCTGTCCAGCGATGCGACAGTGAACGCCAACACGTTCACGATCATCCCCCGCGAGTTCCACTGGGAGAACTTCTCCCGGGTGTTCGGCACCGAGCTGCCGATGGGCACCTTCCTGATCAACTCGGTGATCATCTCGCTGTTCTCGGTCGCCGGGCAGGTGCTCTCGAGCGGCCTCGTCGGCTACGCCTTCGCCCGGCTGCGGGCCCCGGGCAAGAGCACGATGTTCCTGGTCGTCCTCGCGACGATGATGATCCCGACGCAGATCACGATGATCCCCCAGTTCATCCTGTTCCGGGATCTGGGCTGGGTGAACACCTTCCTGCCGCTGATCGTGCCGAACTTCTTCTCCAACGCCTTCAACATCTTCCTGGTCCGCCAGTTCGTCTCCCGGCTGCCCAGCCAGCTCGACGAGGCCGCGATGGTGGACGGGCTGGGCTTCTTCGGCATCTACCGGCGGATCATGTTCCCGATGCTCAGGCCGGTGCTGATCGCGATCGGCATCTTCACGCTCACCCACACCTGGGGCGACTTCATGGGGCCCCTGATCTATCTGAACGACGAGTCGAAGATGCCGCTGGCCCTGGGCGTGCAGTACATCACCAGTACCTCGCAGGCGATGCAGGCGCCGCCCTGGAACCTGGTCATGGTCGGTTCGATCCTGCTCGCGGTGCCGATGATCGTCGTCTACTACCTCGGCCAGAAGTACCTCTACGAAATGGACATCAGTGGCGGAAGCGCGGGAGTGAAGTGA
- a CDS encoding esterase/lipase family protein, whose protein sequence is MSQRMDSRSRSNRRRARWAAVCAGLALSLTVGAHGEAATSDTPPPPRPLGQVLDVTAALAGGLLHPEAPPAGSNDWSCRPSRKHPRPVVLLHGSAANAFNNWSMLSPWLKRQGYCVFAPNYGGPPGSPFQATGPIPAAARQVARYVDRVLKATGARQVDIVGHSQGGGPTPRWYLRFEGGTNPGNPKRNKVRRLVALAPPNHGGNVSGIGTLTTQLGLDPAVSAVVGQAFSDQMVGSEMNRKLDKDGDTQPGVSYTVIVTRYDAFATPYRNTFLTAGPGAKVRNILIQRICKEDFSEHLSLAYDTNAAQLVSNALDPGHAKPVRCGLVLPVLGG, encoded by the coding sequence ATGTCGCAGCGGATGGATTCCCGGAGCCGGTCGAACCGGCGGCGCGCCCGATGGGCCGCGGTCTGCGCGGGCCTCGCCCTGTCGCTGACCGTCGGTGCCCACGGCGAGGCGGCGACATCCGACACCCCGCCGCCGCCCCGTCCGCTGGGCCAGGTCCTCGACGTCACCGCGGCGTTGGCCGGGGGGCTCCTCCACCCGGAAGCGCCGCCGGCCGGGTCCAACGACTGGAGTTGCCGTCCCTCGCGCAAGCACCCCCGCCCGGTCGTGCTGCTGCACGGGTCCGCGGCGAACGCCTTCAACAACTGGAGCATGCTGTCGCCCTGGCTGAAGCGGCAGGGCTACTGCGTCTTCGCCCCCAACTACGGCGGGCCTCCCGGCAGTCCGTTCCAGGCCACCGGCCCCATCCCGGCTGCGGCCCGACAGGTCGCTCGCTACGTCGACCGTGTCCTGAAGGCCACCGGCGCCCGCCAGGTCGACATCGTCGGGCACTCCCAGGGCGGCGGTCCGACGCCCCGCTGGTATCTGCGGTTCGAGGGCGGCACGAACCCCGGAAACCCGAAGCGGAACAAGGTGCGTCGACTTGTCGCCCTGGCTCCTCCCAACCACGGCGGGAACGTCTCAGGCATCGGCACGCTGACGACACAGCTCGGTCTCGACCCGGCCGTGTCCGCCGTCGTCGGACAGGCGTTCTCGGACCAGATGGTCGGCTCCGAGATGAACCGGAAGCTCGACAAGGACGGGGACACCCAGCCCGGCGTGAGCTACACCGTGATCGTCACCCGGTACGACGCGTTCGCCACCCCGTACCGCAACACCTTCCTGACCGCGGGTCCCGGCGCGAAGGTGCGCAACATCCTGATCCAGCGGATCTGCAAGGAGGACTTCTCCGAGCATCTGTCCCTCGCGTACGACACCAACGCCGCCCAACTCGTGAGCAACGCCCTCGATCCCGGGCACGCGAAGCCGGTCCGCTGCGGGCTTGTTCTCCCGGTGCTCGGGGGCTGA
- a CDS encoding ArgE/DapE family deacylase, whose product MSPQPSSIAAVPDPSTADPGGLLARLIAIDSVNPDLVAGGAGETAVADFCGTWLAARGFEINRLERRPGRPSVVAVARGTGGGRSLMLNGHLDTVGLAGYDGDPLAPRVSEGRMYGRGTFDMKGGIAAMMVAAARATAGGRLRGDVLLACVADEEYGSSGTEEVLESFTADAAVVTEPSHLEVTLAHKGFVWFDVEIEGRAAHGSRPELGIDAIAKAGHFLVALEQLGQRLADGPSHPLLGTGTVHASVIRGGEEPSTYPAHCRVTLERRTVPGESADGVERELAGLLDRLAATVPDFRSRLIRGVHREPFEADPDAPIVRTLTRHAEQALGHPPVVRAEPFWTDCALLDRAGIPCLLFGADGEGAHAATEYVDLASLDRLTDVLTATITDFCS is encoded by the coding sequence ATGTCCCCACAGCCCTCGTCCATCGCGGCCGTTCCCGATCCGTCCACCGCCGACCCCGGCGGCCTTCTGGCCCGATTGATCGCCATCGACTCCGTCAACCCCGACCTCGTGGCCGGCGGGGCGGGGGAGACCGCCGTCGCCGACTTCTGCGGCACCTGGCTGGCCGCGCGCGGCTTCGAGATCAACCGCCTGGAACGGCGCCCCGGCCGGCCCTCGGTCGTCGCTGTCGCGCGCGGCACCGGCGGCGGCCGCTCCCTGATGCTCAACGGCCACCTGGACACGGTCGGTCTCGCAGGCTACGACGGCGACCCGCTCGCCCCGCGCGTCAGCGAAGGGAGGATGTACGGCCGCGGCACCTTCGACATGAAGGGCGGCATCGCGGCCATGATGGTCGCCGCCGCCCGTGCCACCGCCGGCGGCCGGCTGCGCGGCGACGTCCTCCTCGCGTGTGTCGCGGACGAGGAGTACGGCAGCTCGGGCACCGAGGAGGTGCTGGAGTCCTTCACCGCCGACGCGGCCGTCGTCACCGAGCCGAGCCACCTCGAAGTCACCCTCGCCCACAAGGGGTTCGTCTGGTTCGACGTGGAGATCGAGGGACGCGCGGCCCATGGCTCACGGCCCGAACTCGGCATCGACGCCATCGCCAAGGCCGGGCACTTCCTCGTCGCCCTGGAGCAGCTGGGGCAACGCCTCGCCGACGGCCCTTCGCACCCTCTGCTGGGCACCGGCACCGTCCACGCGTCCGTCATCCGGGGCGGCGAGGAACCCTCCACCTATCCCGCGCACTGCCGCGTCACCCTGGAGCGCCGGACCGTACCCGGTGAGAGCGCCGACGGTGTCGAGCGGGAACTGGCCGGGCTCCTAGACCGTCTCGCCGCCACCGTTCCCGACTTCCGGTCCCGCCTGATCCGCGGGGTGCATCGCGAGCCCTTCGAGGCCGACCCCGATGCCCCGATCGTGCGCACCCTCACCCGTCATGCCGAACAGGCCCTCGGGCACCCGCCCGTGGTGCGCGCCGAGCCGTTCTGGACCGACTGCGCCCTCCTGGACCGGGCGGGCATCCCCTGTCTGCTCTTCGGCGCCGACGGCGAGGGCGCGCACGCGGCCACCGAGTACGTCGACCTCGCCTCCCTTGACCGCCTCACCGACGTCCTCACCGCCACGATCACGGACTTCTGCTCCTGA
- a CDS encoding DUF418 domain-containing protein, producing MTQNADDSALAAPTATRPGTPPLDTPAATEPRPSSSTGRLIGVDLARGLAVFGMFAAHVGPDPSQGGFTGNLMELAHGRASALFAFLAGFSIMLMTGRRTPKTGRAGRQAVAKVVIRALVLLALGTALTMTGTPVEVILAFYGLYFLLVLPLHRLGARPLALIAAAGALVLPQVLYVVQHALPAEGVDGVWAWPADADGLVSLLFTGSYPVLTWIPFVVAGMAVARLDLAATAVRVRLAITGVTLAVIGHAGSWLALHLTPGAMSRLGEASWGGGDAVASAWWSDTWGYPDGSTPVGLLVASPHSETTLSIVANTGVATAVLAGCLAAVDAFPRFHRLARPVIAVGSMSLTAYVLHIAGIRLLGLEELPGPALHVLLGFIVAVTAFATLWSRHFRRGPLEWLLGKATKPAELVR from the coding sequence ATGACCCAGAACGCAGACGACTCGGCGCTCGCGGCGCCGACCGCCACCCGTCCCGGGACGCCGCCCCTGGACACGCCCGCCGCGACCGAGCCGCGGCCATCGTCCTCGACCGGACGCCTGATCGGCGTGGACCTGGCCCGGGGGCTCGCGGTGTTCGGCATGTTCGCGGCCCACGTCGGCCCAGACCCGTCCCAGGGCGGCTTCACCGGGAATCTCATGGAGCTGGCGCACGGCCGGGCCTCCGCGCTGTTCGCCTTCCTCGCCGGCTTCTCGATCATGCTGATGACGGGCCGCCGTACTCCGAAGACGGGCCGGGCGGGCCGGCAGGCGGTCGCCAAGGTCGTGATCCGGGCCCTCGTCCTGCTCGCGCTGGGCACCGCGCTGACCATGACCGGCACACCGGTCGAGGTGATCCTCGCCTTCTACGGCCTGTACTTCCTCCTCGTCCTGCCACTGCACCGGCTAGGCGCCCGCCCGCTGGCGCTCATCGCAGCCGCCGGCGCACTGGTGCTGCCGCAGGTCCTGTACGTCGTCCAGCACGCGCTGCCCGCCGAGGGCGTCGACGGCGTCTGGGCCTGGCCGGCGGACGCCGACGGCCTCGTCTCGCTGCTGTTCACGGGCAGTTACCCGGTCCTGACCTGGATCCCTTTCGTCGTCGCCGGGATGGCCGTGGCCCGTCTGGACCTCGCCGCCACCGCCGTCCGCGTGCGTCTCGCGATCACCGGTGTCACGCTCGCCGTGATCGGCCACGCCGGCTCCTGGCTGGCCCTGCACTTGACGCCCGGCGCCATGTCCCGGCTCGGCGAGGCCAGTTGGGGCGGCGGCGACGCGGTCGCGTCCGCGTGGTGGTCCGACACCTGGGGCTACCCCGACGGCAGCACCCCGGTCGGGCTGCTGGTCGCCTCGCCGCACAGCGAGACGACCCTGTCGATCGTGGCCAACACCGGGGTGGCGACAGCGGTCCTGGCCGGCTGCCTCGCCGCCGTGGACGCCTTCCCCCGCTTCCACCGACTGGCCCGCCCGGTGATCGCCGTCGGGTCGATGTCCCTGACCGCCTACGTCCTTCACATAGCCGGAATCCGCCTCCTCGGCCTGGAGGAACTGCCCGGACCCGCCCTCCATGTGCTGCTCGGATTCATCGTGGCCGTGACCGCCTTCGCCACCCTCTGGTCGCGGCACTTCCGCCGCGGCCCCCTGGAGTGGCTGCTCGGCAAGGCCACCAAGCCCGCCGAGCTGGTCCGCTGA
- a CDS encoding response regulator, whose amino-acid sequence MVVDDEALVRSGFELILSSADDIEVVATTAGAEAVETVRRVAPDVVLLDIRMPDVDGLTVLGRLRALAEPPVVAMLTTFDADEYILTALRSGAAGFLLKDTEPDQLAQLVRTLAAGGVVMSPKASRAVWQTHPGAVALGDEDAARVGRLTDREREVLVLIAEGLSNADIGTRIHLSAGTVKDHVSAILTKLRVGGRVQAALLAQRAGLLDDGQRPSGSGR is encoded by the coding sequence ATGGTGGTGGACGACGAAGCGCTGGTGCGCTCCGGCTTCGAACTGATCCTGAGCTCGGCCGACGACATCGAGGTCGTCGCGACCACGGCGGGCGCCGAGGCGGTCGAGACCGTACGGCGGGTGGCTCCCGATGTCGTGCTGCTGGACATCCGGATGCCGGACGTGGACGGGCTGACCGTGCTGGGGCGGTTGCGTGCGCTCGCTGAGCCGCCGGTGGTGGCGATGCTGACGACGTTCGACGCCGACGAGTACATCCTCACCGCGCTGCGTTCCGGCGCGGCCGGCTTCCTGCTCAAGGACACCGAGCCCGACCAACTCGCCCAGCTCGTGCGCACCTTGGCCGCCGGCGGGGTAGTGATGTCGCCGAAGGCGTCCCGTGCCGTCTGGCAGACCCACCCGGGCGCCGTGGCCCTCGGCGACGAGGACGCCGCGCGCGTCGGCAGGCTCACCGACCGTGAGCGCGAGGTGCTCGTGCTGATCGCGGAGGGCCTGTCCAACGCCGACATCGGCACCCGTATCCATCTGAGCGCGGGCACCGTCAAGGACCACGTCAGCGCGATCCTCACCAAGTTGCGGGTCGGCGGCAGGGTGCAGGCGGCGCTGCTGGCCCAGCGGGCCGGACTGCTCGACGACGGGCAGCGGCCCTCGGGGTCCGGGCGATGA
- a CDS encoding diaminopropionate ammonia-lyase, translated as MSDNRPSPHPLPWLARPAARTWRCAPAPTEVRAFHAVLPGYSPTRLVELPSIAAELGVGRVFVKDESRRLGLPAFKVLGASWAIHRVLAEHPESAGDVEAPGHLTLIAATDGNHGRAVAHMARLLGQRAHIFVPQGVHPRAVAAIAAEQAQVTEVAGPYDEAVRHATEAADAPHTVLIQDTGWPGYERIPGWIVEGYATLCAEIDEQLAAYAVISGPDLVAVPVGVGSLAQAVVTHYRSRPSGRAPALLSVEPANAACVLRSLALGEPVSVTTGHTLMAGLNCGTPSGLAWPHLHGGLDAAVAVTDADSIRAADHLAGLGVSSGPCGAATLAGTRAALTGTGREERRTALGLDANSVVVLLSTEGTDANPHATAAH; from the coding sequence GTGTCTGACAACCGACCCTCCCCGCACCCCCTGCCCTGGCTCGCGCGCCCCGCCGCCCGCACCTGGCGCTGCGCGCCCGCACCCACCGAGGTACGCGCCTTCCACGCCGTGCTGCCCGGCTACTCACCCACCCGGCTCGTCGAACTACCGTCAATCGCAGCCGAGTTGGGAGTCGGCCGCGTCTTCGTCAAGGACGAGTCGCGCCGTCTGGGACTGCCCGCGTTCAAGGTGCTGGGCGCCTCCTGGGCCATCCACCGTGTCCTCGCCGAGCACCCTGAGAGCGCCGGGGACGTCGAAGCGCCCGGCCACCTCACCCTGATCGCCGCCACCGACGGCAACCACGGCCGGGCCGTCGCCCACATGGCACGGCTGCTCGGGCAGCGCGCCCACATCTTCGTCCCGCAGGGCGTGCACCCGCGCGCGGTGGCAGCCATCGCCGCCGAACAGGCGCAGGTCACCGAAGTCGCCGGCCCCTACGACGAAGCCGTACGCCATGCCACCGAGGCCGCCGACGCGCCGCACACCGTCCTCATCCAGGACACCGGCTGGCCGGGCTACGAGCGGATCCCGGGCTGGATCGTCGAGGGCTACGCCACCCTCTGCGCCGAGATCGACGAACAGCTCGCCGCCTACGCGGTCATCTCGGGCCCCGACCTCGTCGCCGTGCCCGTCGGTGTGGGTTCGCTCGCCCAGGCAGTCGTCACCCACTACCGCAGCCGCCCCTCCGGCCGGGCGCCCGCCCTGCTGTCGGTGGAGCCTGCGAACGCCGCCTGCGTCCTGCGCAGCCTCGCCCTCGGCGAACCCGTCAGCGTCACCACCGGCCACACCCTCATGGCCGGTCTGAACTGCGGCACCCCGTCCGGCCTCGCCTGGCCCCATCTGCACGGCGGGCTGGACGCCGCAGTCGCCGTCACCGACGCCGACAGCATCCGAGCCGCCGACCACCTCGCCGGCCTCGGCGTCTCCTCGGGCCCCTGCGGAGCCGCCACGCTTGCCGGCACGCGCGCGGCACTCACCGGCACGGGACGCGAAGAACGCCGTACGGCACTGGGGCTCGACGCGAACTCCGTGGTCGTCCTGCTCAGCACCGAGGGCACGGACGCCAACCCGCATGCCACCGCGGCTCACTGA
- a CDS encoding beta-galactosidase — MNRSETIEAVRVDGRGVWIDGSPRTLLCASLFYFRLPREQWRERLEQVRASGYTCVDVYLPWNFHESAPGRWSFEGRRDVAAFLDLAHETGLYVIARPGPYICSEWDGGALPAWLGLDTELRVRQNEPRYLERVTAWFDQVLPLLAERQYPANGPVVMVQLENELDFFDCEDRAGYVGALRDAALGHGITVPLIACSGQGDLAGATGDVDGVVPACNFYPDDDSPDIEAEVRRYTGLVAERGVPLLITETNRRHRTLRRLLASGAKLIAPYLQSSGWNFGYTPSTGNWGRPGNFMSHGYDFGGYVTSTGARRPEYAEAQVLARVIDTWGAQLALADPVLADERLACDFPTSSVSAALAFPEGGRLVAVPHLGADPGTAIVGDVPVAVAPGSCPLMAMDVPLGAWGIDVTLTLASADLVAAADGVLVFSSDVPVTVVLDGTRAEVPVSERVTVAGVTVVVLPSAEAARLRSVDADGAVRVADAPRPPAESAPTAVREVRRRSDAAPEEPAGRHTLPPSLEALGVYRGRGAYRTTTDLTGVDELLLTGAADIVELSVGGRTHPPIAEFGAARRIDVRDVTGSVAIEAVVEIWGHANFDDARLPALRMGALRGLGTLWKVRGTADVSALWTVDGHWAGNPAPTRVLGGWSSTRVAEPVTYGRTVRSLTPSALHLHGVIEPLRVSVDGGAPETVHTENPWVLLPAGTHRVAVTLPHHPSGPGLRAELLTLEAVRDWSCAAQNDELLAEFAARSGPAESVRLPLTLKPGEETWLDVDLPPSPEGYLVRLDATQVRVTGWAGGECVGRVWTGDRPAFSGGDPDTLWIPPGWPGLTLLAQGVEGRDAPGIRTLWLEVPT; from the coding sequence GTGAACCGTTCGGAGACCATCGAAGCGGTCCGCGTCGACGGCCGGGGCGTGTGGATCGACGGCAGCCCGCGCACCCTGCTGTGCGCCTCGCTGTTCTACTTCCGGCTGCCCCGGGAGCAGTGGCGCGAGCGGCTGGAACAGGTGCGGGCGTCGGGGTACACCTGCGTCGACGTATATCTGCCCTGGAACTTCCACGAGTCGGCGCCCGGCCGCTGGTCCTTCGAGGGCCGGCGGGACGTGGCGGCCTTCCTGGACCTCGCGCACGAGACGGGTCTGTACGTCATCGCGCGGCCGGGCCCGTACATCTGCTCCGAGTGGGACGGCGGCGCACTGCCCGCCTGGCTGGGCCTCGATACGGAGTTGAGGGTCCGTCAGAACGAGCCCCGGTACTTGGAGCGGGTCACCGCCTGGTTCGACCAGGTGCTGCCACTGCTGGCCGAGCGGCAGTACCCGGCGAACGGCCCCGTCGTCATGGTGCAGTTGGAGAACGAGCTGGACTTCTTCGACTGCGAGGACCGGGCGGGCTACGTGGGCGCCCTGCGGGACGCCGCACTCGGGCACGGCATCACGGTCCCGTTGATCGCCTGCTCCGGCCAGGGCGACCTCGCGGGCGCCACCGGGGACGTCGACGGTGTGGTGCCGGCCTGCAACTTCTACCCGGACGACGACTCCCCCGACATCGAGGCCGAGGTGCGCCGGTACACCGGCCTGGTCGCGGAGCGCGGGGTGCCGCTGCTGATCACCGAGACCAACCGGCGCCACCGCACGCTGCGGCGGCTCCTGGCGAGCGGCGCCAAGCTGATCGCGCCGTATCTCCAGTCGTCCGGTTGGAACTTCGGGTACACCCCGTCGACCGGGAACTGGGGACGGCCCGGCAACTTCATGAGCCACGGCTACGACTTCGGCGGTTACGTCACGTCGACCGGCGCACGGCGACCGGAGTACGCCGAGGCTCAGGTGCTGGCACGGGTAATCGACACGTGGGGAGCCCAACTTGCCCTGGCCGACCCAGTGTTGGCGGACGAACGACTCGCGTGCGACTTCCCGACGAGTTCGGTGTCCGCCGCGCTCGCCTTCCCCGAGGGCGGCCGGCTGGTGGCCGTACCGCATCTCGGGGCGGACCCGGGCACGGCGATCGTCGGGGACGTGCCGGTCGCGGTGGCGCCGGGTTCGTGTCCCTTGATGGCGATGGACGTACCGCTCGGGGCCTGGGGCATCGACGTGACCCTGACGCTCGCGTCGGCGGATCTCGTCGCGGCGGCGGACGGGGTGCTGGTGTTCTCCTCGGACGTCCCGGTCACCGTCGTGCTGGACGGCACGCGGGCCGAGGTTCCGGTGTCCGAGCGGGTGACCGTGGCGGGAGTGACGGTCGTCGTGCTGCCGTCCGCGGAGGCCGCACGGCTGCGATCGGTGGATGCCGACGGCGCGGTGCGGGTCGCCGATGCCCCGCGCCCGCCGGCCGAGTCCGCGCCGACCGCGGTGCGCGAGGTGCGGCGGCGGTCCGACGCGGCCCCCGAGGAGCCGGCCGGTCGGCACACGCTGCCGCCGAGCCTGGAGGCGCTCGGGGTGTACCGGGGCCGTGGCGCCTACCGCACCACCACTGACCTGACCGGCGTGGACGAGCTGCTGCTCACCGGCGCGGCGGACATCGTCGAGCTGTCGGTCGGGGGCCGGACGCACCCACCGATCGCAGAGTTCGGCGCGGCCCGGCGCATCGACGTGCGTGATGTGACGGGCAGCGTCGCGATCGAGGCCGTGGTGGAGATCTGGGGCCACGCCAACTTCGACGACGCCCGGCTGCCCGCACTGCGGATGGGTGCGCTGCGCGGCCTCGGCACCCTCTGGAAGGTGCGGGGGACAGCGGATGTGTCGGCGCTGTGGACCGTGGACGGGCACTGGGCCGGGAACCCCGCGCCCACCCGGGTGCTCGGCGGGTGGAGCAGCACGCGCGTCGCGGAGCCGGTCACCTACGGCCGAACGGTCCGCTCCCTCACCCCGTCGGCGCTGCATCTGCACGGTGTGATCGAGCCGCTGCGGGTGAGCGTGGACGGCGGCGCACCGGAGACCGTCCACACCGAGAACCCCTGGGTACTGCTGCCGGCCGGCACCCACCGGGTCGCGGTCACCCTGCCCCACCACCCGAGCGGCCCGGGCCTGCGCGCCGAACTGCTCACGCTGGAGGCCGTAAGGGACTGGTCGTGCGCGGCGCAGAACGACGAGCTGCTCGCGGAGTTCGCGGCGCGGTCCGGGCCCGCGGAGTCGGTACGGCTCCCACTGACGCTGAAGCCGGGCGAGGAGACGTGGCTCGACGTCGACCTGCCACCCTCCCCCGAGGGTTACCTGGTCCGGCTGGACGCCACCCAGGTTCGGGTCACGGGTTGGGCCGGCGGTGAGTGCGTCGGCCGCGTCTGGACCGGCGACCGACCCGCCTTCTCCGGCGGCGATCCCGACACGCTCTGGATACCCCCGGGCTGGCCGGGCCTGACCCTGCTCGCGCAGGGCGTCGAGGGGCGGGACGCTCCCGGGATCCGGACGTTGTGGCTGGAGGTACCGACCTGA